A stretch of the Capsicum annuum cultivar UCD-10X-F1 chromosome 8, UCD10Xv1.1, whole genome shotgun sequence genome encodes the following:
- the LOC107845353 gene encoding 4,5-DOPA dioxygenase extradiol: MEMGSQMTLPVKETFFISHGSPMLSIDDSLPARHFLRCFKERVFTQKPNSILVISGHWETSEPTVNCITGINDTIYDFYGFPQQMYQLKYQAPGAPKLAKRVKELLKSSGFKQVHQDNNRGLDHGAWVPLMLMYPEADIPVCQLSVQTKKDGTYHFNIGKALAPLKEEGVLIVGSGSATHNLRALRDTAGVASWAMDFDNWLKESLVNGRYEDVNNYMTKAPCAKLAHPWPDHLYPLHVAMGAAGENANAKAELIHHSWSNHTLSYASYKFK; the protein is encoded by the coding sequence ATGGAAATGGGTAGCCAAATGACACTCCCTGTGAAAGAAACCTTCTTCATATCACATGGTTCACCAATGCTTTCAATAGATGATTCTTTACCAGCTAGACATTTCTTGAGATGCTTCAAAGAGAGAGTCTTCACTCAGAAGCCTAATTCCATTTTGGTAATCTCTGGTCATTGGGAGACTTCAGAGCCTACTGTGAATTGCATCACTGGAATCAATGACACTATTTACGACTTCTATGGGTTCCCCCAACAGATGTACCAACTAAAATACCAAGCACCAGGAGCTCCAAAGTTAGCCAAAAGGGTGAAAGAATTGCTCAAGTCATCAGGCTTCAAGCAAGTGCACCAAGACAATAACCGCGGCCTAGATCACGGTGCATGGGTGCCTCTTATGCTCATGTATCCAGAGGCTGACATCCCAGTTTGTCAGCTTTCTGTCCAGACAAAGAAGGATGGGACCTACCATTTTAACATTGGGAAAGCATTGGCCCCTCTTAAGGAAGAGGGTGTTCTCATAGTTGGTTCAGGATCTGCAACACATAACTTGAGGGCTTTGCGTGATACTGCTGGTGTTGCTTCTTGGGCtatggattttgacaattggctTAAGGAATCCCTTGTTAATGGAAGGTATGAAGATGTAAACAACTATATGACAAAAGCACCTTGTGCCAAATTGGCACACCCATGGCCTGATCACCTCTATCCGTTACATGTAGCGATGGGTGCGGCAGGTGAAAATGCCAATGCCAAAGCTGAACTTATTCATCATAGCTGGAGCAATCATACGCTGTCTTATGCGTCCTACAAGTTTAAGTAG